A DNA window from Helianthus annuus cultivar XRQ/B chromosome 15, HanXRQr2.0-SUNRISE, whole genome shotgun sequence contains the following coding sequences:
- the LOC110911228 gene encoding cinnamoyl-CoA reductase-like SNL6: MGVVRTDESRRSEIEEFRRMLLSCSAVVLKVTTEDDSNHRRVTAANRNEHAVDQMLVCVTSGVSFLGIAIVKQLLIRGYAVRIIVDNEEDIVRLREIENSGEIEGSTRATNNNLIGVVVAKFDDRRSLIEAFDGCCAVFHTTAFIDPSGLSGYSKSMVEIEARAAENVAEACAATPSVRNYVLTSSLLACIWRDGSNGSLPTVVDHNSWSDESCCSSKKLWYALGKLKAERVSWRIAEEKGLKLTTICSGLITGPRYFCTNPSSTIAYLKGGKDMYAHGLLATVDVNKLADAHVKVYEEMHKTGGGRYVCFDNVIGSPEEVQRLEQETGVYIDTSSHDATFRFELSNRKLDRLMSQTHRCMNVC, encoded by the exons ATGGGCGTCGTACGGACGGATGAGAGCCGGAGATCTGAGATCGAAGAGTTCCGCCGGATGCTACTATCCTGTTCCGCCGTCGTCCTCAAAGTCACCACGGAAGACGACAGCAATCACCGGCGAGTAACCGCCGCTAACCGAAACGAACACGCAGTAGATCAGATGCTCGTTTGCGTCACCAGCGGTGTCTCGTTCCTCGGTATAGCTATTGTGAAACAGCTTCTGATCAGAGGCTATGCCGTTCGGATCATCGTCGATAACGAAG AAGACATAGTGCGGCTGAGGGAGATCGAAAATTCAGGCGAGATTGAAGGATCAACGAGAGCCACAAACAACAATCTGATAGGAGTTGTTGTGGCAAAATTCGACGATCGCAGAAGCTTAATTGAAGCGTTTGATGGATGCTGTGCGGTATTTCACACCACCGCTTTCATTGATCCAAGCGGATTGTCTGGTTACTCG AAATCGATGGTGGAAATAGAAGCAAGGGCCGCGGAAAATGTAGCAGAGGCTTGCGCAGCAACTCCCTCTGTTAGGAACTATGTGCTTACATCTTCTCTATTGGCATGCATATGGAGAGATGGTTCCAATGGCAGCCTCCCTACAGTAGTAGACCACAATAGCTGGAGTGATGAATCCTGTTGCAGTAGCAAAAAG TTATGGTATGCATTGGGTAAGCTAAAAGCCGAACGAGTGTCATGGCGGATAGCCGAGGAAAAGGGGTTGAAGTTGACCACAATATGCTCGGGTCTTATCACCGGCCCTCGTTACTTCTGTACAAATCCATCATCCACCATAGCATACCTTAAAG GTGGTAAAGATATGTATGCACATGGTTTACTGGCAACAGTTGATGTTAATAAATTAGCTGATGCACATGTAAAGGTATACGAGGAAATGCACAAAACTGGTGGTGGACGATACGTTTGTTTTGACAACGTTATTGGTAGCCCAGAAGAGGTTCAAAGACTAGAACAAGAGACAGGAGTTTACATAGACACGAGTTCACACGATGCCACATTTAGATTTGAGTTGTCAAATAGAAAGCTTGATAGATTAATGTCCCAAACGCACAGATGCATGAATGTATGTTAG
- the LOC110911227 gene encoding monodehydroascorbate reductase 4, peroxisomal: MWRDFVYVIVGGGVAAGYAALEFTKKGVSHGQLCIISNETVAPYERPALSKGFLFPEAPARLPGFHTCVGANEEKLTPNWYTEHGIELILGTRVISADTRLKTLLTATGDTITYKYLIIATGARALKLEEIGINGSNAENVCYLRDLADATKLVNMMRVCTGGTAIVIGGGYIGMECAASLVMNKIKVTMVFPGSYCMDRLFSPKIARYYEDFYKSKGVNFIKGTSLSSLVINLDGKVTGAKLKDGRYVHADMVVVGIGARPNTSLFEGQLTFENGGIQVNSQMQSSKTSVYAVGDIASFPVKLFGDTRRLEHVDAARKTAKHAVSAIMEPKTTPDFDYMPFFYSRVFSLSWQFYGDNVGEVVHFGDFSGTKFGAYWVNDNRLVGCFLEGGGNEDYVAIADAIRLKPVVLDLGELERKGVDFVLAVGQKPPVSPTVCCGGGDSSIPLKKGGYLWYAVSGIVVAASAAAFAYWYADSGSLYRYG; encoded by the exons GTGGCTCCTTATGAGAGACCTGCACTAAGCAAAGGTTTTCTATTTCCAGAAG CTCCTGCGCGCCTTCCTGGATTTCATACATGTGTAGGTGCCAATGAAGAGAAATTAACACCAAACTGGTACACTGAACATG GAATTGAATTGATACTGGGAACCCGAGTTATATCTGCTGATACGAGGCTTAAGACGCTACTGACAGCAACCGGAGACACCATCACCTACAAATATCTCATCATTGCAACCGGTGCTCGG GCATTGAAACTTGAAGAGATTGGTATAAACGGATCCAACGCTGAAAATGTATGTTATCTGCGTGATCTAGCTGATGCAACCAAGCTCGTGAACATGATGAGAGTGTGTACGGGCGGAACCGCCATTGTCATAGGAGGAGGTTATATTGGAATGGAATGTGCTGCTTCTTTGGTGATGAACAAGATCAAGGTTACCATGGTGTTCCCCGGATCGTATTGTA TGGATCGTTTATTCTCCCCGAAAATAGCGCGCTATTACGAAGATTTCTACAAGTCGAAAGGGGTGAATTTCATCAAAGGCACAAGCTTGTCATCTTTAGTTATTAACTTAGATGGGAAG GTCACGGGAGCTAAACTTAAGGACGGACGTTACGTTCACGCGGACATGGTTGTCGTTGGGATCGGGGCCCGCCCCAACACGAGCCTATTTGAAGGCCAGCTCACTTTCGAAAACGGAGGAATTCAAGTAAACAGCCAAATGCAATCAAGTAAAACCTCAGTCTACGCAGTTGGAGATATTGCATCATTTCCCGTTAAGCTTTTTGGCGACACTCGAAGGCTCGAGCATGTTGACGCCGCTAGAAAAACCGCCAAGCACGCTGTGTCTGCAATTATGGAGCCAAAAACCACTCCGGATTTCGATTACATGCCATTCTTCTACTCAAGGGTGTTCTCATTGTCTTGGCAGTTTTACGGAGACAATGTTGGGGAAGTAGTtcattttggtgatttttcgGGGACTAAATTTGGAGCGTATTGGGTGAATGATAACCGGTTGGTTGGATGTTTTCTTGAAGGTGGAGGGAATGAAGATTATGTGGCTATAGCGGATGCAATCAGGCTTAAACCGGTTGTTTTGGACTTGGGTGAGCTTGAGAGGAAGGGTGTGGATTTTGTGTTGGCGGTGGGCCAGAAACCGCCAGTATCGCCCACtgtttgttgtggtggtggtgattctAGTATTCCTTTGAAGAAAGGAGGTTACTTGTGGTATGCAGTTTCTGGCATTGTTGTGGCTGCTTCGGCAGCTGCATTTGCGTATTGGTATGCTGACTCTGGAAGCCTCTACCGATATGGATAG